The following DNA comes from Papaver somniferum cultivar HN1 chromosome 4, ASM357369v1, whole genome shotgun sequence.
TATTGCTACGTTACCTACGTAAACCGTCATTCATATACTCTAGTTTTATATTGAGTTTTCTTATCTAGAAAGCTCACATACAACCAACCGTCTCACAGTAGTTATGCTTTCAAATTAAGCCATAGACGTCCTTAGCAAACTCTAGCTAATTCTAGAATTCTCTTAGCTTCTTTTGTTGATACATACCAAATTAACAACAGACTATATAGATTATACGTTCCCAACAAGAAATCTGTTAGGTCAATGACACAGTTCATCCAGCAGAGCCTCATACTTTACCACAGTATAACATAATGAAATTTAGACTTCCTGAAGGACACTTTTACCACAGTATGCTTTCTGGACAAAAGGCATTAATTGTAAATCCAGTGACTGTCAATAAGGAGACAGTGATGTGTACCTGAGGTCTGGAGCCTGGAGGTGACATGAAAGCTTCTTGTTCTGGGACTGGAAGAGTCGACATAACTTTCAGCAAACTCGAACGATTGTGCAGCCTGGTTCACTGGATAGTGATGCTGCAATATACACCCTATCTTATGACATAACTAGCTCAACACTTGGTATGAGTGAGGCTGACAAGATTGATTAAGATGTGGAAAAAAGCAGAAATTGCAACACCAGAAACTCGCCCACTCAATTACAAACCACATGAAGATATTAGACGTTTCTATTCAGGTTCGGTATAGACTGATTGGTGGTTGGTATCCTCCTACGGTTCCTGCTCGTATTGCTTCTTTAGTTAATAGGTACTGACAGCACTTCTTCTTGGTAGttcattcttttgtttttctgtcAATTCAATTGAAAATAATAAAGCTTATGAATTGTTTTGCATTCTATAACCAGTACAAGTCTACTTGTCCTAATTCAAAACTTATTGCTTCGGTATGAAATCATATATTTATGCAAGTAAGTTACCATAAGAAATTCAAGAACAACTCCCTTCTAAAGAGGAAGCAATccgagaaaaagaaaaataacattgCAAACCTTCAATACATCTCTTTTGCAGTGAGTATATTCAAAAAGTATACGAATGTAGTGAAAAGAACGGTACATGGATATTCATGCACGTACATATTGTCACTACGAAGCTGCGTACATTTTGGAAGCTATAAGAGAGCATATATATCTTATTTACGTGTAACCTTTCTTGCTTCAACTCTTAGTTATGCTGCATAATAAGTATATACGAATTCCATAATTATCGGGAAAGATGCTAGTTTAATTACATGTAATCTTTCATgtttcaagaaaacaaaaaaaattacattcaaaTTGGAAAATAAATCTATGCAATTAAAATCTTTCAATCTTGTCTGCCTTGACCTGTGGATTCAGTTTTGCGATTGTTTCTTTTCCAGCGGCCTTGTAGTCGAAGTCACAAGAATGCTTCTCAGGGTAGCGATGCATAGAGCAGAAAACTGATCCGCACTTGCACTTGATCCCGGTCAACCCCACTTTCTTGTTACAACTCAAACACCTATTCTTCACTACTGCACCACTTTCGCCTCCAGATGTTGCTGATGATGATGCAGAACTCGACAAAGCTGTAGTAGTCTCCTTCGCAGCAACATTAGAATCATCGGTAGGGTAGTTCGCCTCTGATTCCTTTGGAGAGGTTGTCAAAGCTTTCTTAGGGTTTGCAGACTTCTCAAAATCGGCTTTGGCTAAAAGagattgttcttcttctttaagaTGATCTCTGTAACACTTGCTGCACATATCTAAATTCGCTGCTGTCCCAAAAAACCCACATCCTTTTGCACAACGCTTATGTGCCACGGGTTGCTCGCATCCActaaaactgtcttgtgatcccatctttctagttttttttcttttctgaatggatttttttttcttttgtgagtATTTGAGTAAAAAATATAATTGAGACGAGAAACTCTGTGCACGTATATTTATAGGCTGAGAAGCCGAATCTCAAAGGAATAAGAATTCTCTAGTAAAAGGAAAGTATATATACTAGTTGCCTATTATACTACCGGAGCGTTTTACACTAGTTTGGCAAGTCATAGACGTCCTTGGAAAACTCTAGTCTCTAGATAATTCTAGAATTCTCATAGCTTCTTTCGCTAATACTTACCAAACAACAGACTGTATAGATTATACTAGATTCATCCAGTAAATACAAATTACTTTTCCAACAAGAAATCTGTTAGGTCAATGACAATTCATCCAGCAGAGCCTCTTTCTGCAGGTGCAAAATATAACATAAAGAAATTTAGACTTCCTGAAGGACACTTTTACCACAGTATGCTTGCTCAACAGAAGGCATTAATTGTAAATCCAGTGACTGTCAATAAGGAGAGCCCGATGTCAATAAGGAGAGCCCGATGCATCCATCCTAAAATATCGCATGTgtatatcttttcatattctatcTTGCCGACATTCCTCCGGAATTCCATTTTTTCTTAATTACGCGTGCATTTTTAACCACTTATTATTTGACACGTTCTTTTAATCGCCTGTTTTTATCCATTCATTCCTCGAATTAATGAAATCTCGAAAAATAGGACTACTCTTTCCTTATATATCttcctccatcttcttcttccttctttctatttttttgtttcat
Coding sequences within:
- the LOC113274157 gene encoding zinc finger A20 and AN1 domain-containing stress-associated protein 1-like, producing the protein MGSQDSFSGCEQPVAHKRCAKGCGFFGTAANLDMCSKCYRDHLKEEEQSLLAKADFEKSANPKKALTTSPKESEANYPTDDSNVAAKETTTALSSSASSSATSGGESGAVVKNRCLSCNKKVGLTGIKCKCGSVFCSMHRYPEKHSCDFDYKAAGKETIAKLNPQVKADKIERF